Sequence from the Pseudomonas frederiksbergensis genome:
CTCAACTGCATGTCGCGGCAGATCAGGCTCAACTGGCGATGGGAATCGCGCCACTCGCGCAGGCGCAGATAATTCAGGAAATTCTTGCGACACCAGTTGCGCAGCGGGTTGGCGGTCAGGGCCTGGCGCTGCTCTTCGAAACCGCGCCATAGATTGACCAGCCCGGCGAAGTCCGAGTCCGCGTCCTTCCACTGGGCATGGGCCTGGTCGGCGGCCTGTTGTCGCTCGGGCGGACGCTCGCGCGGGTCCTGGATCGACATGGCGCTGGCGACGATCAGCACTTCCTGGAGACTGCCCAATTTTGCCGCTTCCAGCAGCATGCGGCCCATGCGCGGGTCCACCGGCAGGCGCGCCAACTGCCGACCCAACGGCGTCAACTGGCTGTTGCGGTCCACCGCCGAGAGTTCTTGCAGCAGGTTGAAACCGTCGCTGATGGCCTTGCCATCCGGCGGCTCGATGAACGGGAAATCGGTGATCTCGCCGAGGCGCAGGTGCAGCATCTGCAGGATCACCGCCGCCAGGTTGGTGCGCAGGATTTCCGGATCGGTGAATTCGGGCCGGCTGAGGAAATCTTCCTCGCTGTACAGCCGCACGCAAATCCCCGGCTCGACCCGCCCGCAGCGGCCCTTGCGCTGGTTGGCGCTGGCCTGGGAAATCGCCTCGATGGGCAGGCGCTGGACCTTGGCGCGATAGCTGTAGCGGCTGATGCGCGCGGTGCCGCTGTCGATCACGTAGCGGATGCCCGGCACGGTCAACGAGGTTTCGGCGACGTTGGTCGCCAACACCACGCGACGGCCCGGGTGGGATTGAAAGATGCGTTGTTGTTCGGCCGGCGACAAGCGTGCATAGAGCGGCAGGATTTCAGTGTGCTTGAGCTGGGCCTTGCGCAGCATCTCCGCCGCGTCGCGAATCTCCCGCTCACCCGGCAGGAACACCAGCACGTCACCGGGACTGCGGCGTTCGCTGCGCTCATGGGCGGCGATTTCGTCGAGGGTGGCGAGGATCGCCTGGTCGACGGTCAAGTCGTCCTCGACCCGGTTGCCCTCCTCGTCCTGCTCCAAGGTCAGAGGGCGATACCAGGTTTCCACCGGGAAGGTGCGGCCCGAGACTTCGACGATTGGCGCGTCATCGAAGTGCTTGGAGAAACGCTCCAGGTCGATGGTCGCCGAGGTGATGATGACTTTCAGGTCGGGGCGGCGCGGCAGCAGGGTCTTGAGGTAGCCGAGCAGGAAATCGATGTTCAGGCTGCGTTCGTGGGCTTCGTCGACGATGATCGTGTCGTAGCGTTCGAGGTAGCGATCGTTCTGGGTCTCGGCGAGCAGGATGCCGTCGGTCATCAGCTTGATCAGGGTGTTGGCGTCGCTCTGGTCTTCGAAGCGCACCTGATAACCCACCAGCGCCCCCAACGGCGTGGCCAGTTCCTCGGCCACGCGACTTGCGACGCTTCGGGCGGCAATGCGGCGTGGCTGGGTGTGGCCGATCAAGCCCTGCTGGCCGCGGCCGATTTCCAGGCAGATCTTCGGCAACTGGGTGGTCTTACCCGAGCCGGTTTCGCCGGCAATGATCAGCACTTGATGCTTGAGCAGCGCCTCCTTGATCTCGTCGCGCTTGGCGGCGATCGGCAAGTTGTCGTCGTAGCGAATCGACGGCACGCTCGCCTTGCGCGCCAGCACCTGGTCGCACGACGCCTGCATGCGTGCCACCCATTGGGCCAGCTTGGCCTCGTCGGGTTTCTTGCGCAGCTCGAGCAACTGCCGCCGCAACCGGTGGCGGTCAGAAAGCATGGCGTGGTCGAGGTTTTTCAGCAGTTTGTCGATTGCAGGGGCTTGGTCAGTCATCAGGTACGCAAGGGTCGTCGGTTTGAGCAAGGGGGCGATTGTCGCAGATTTGCGCACAGGACGCTGCGCGGTGGCGCTTTCGTGGCGAGGGAGCTTGCTCCCGCTCGACTGCGAAGCAGGCGCCTGGATTTAATGCCGGTCATCAAATCGCCGGGGTGCGCTTCGCACACCAGCGGGAGCAAGCTCCCTCGCCACGGGGAATTCGTTCAGCCGCCGAGTTATTCGCTGTCCAGGTCCTTGCGCCGATACGGGAACACGTCGATCACCTTCCCGGCCCGAATCGCCTCTTGCAGGCCTTTCCAGTAATCAGCGTTGTACAGCTCGCCGTGCAACTGGTCGAACAGCTTGCGCTGCCCCGCGTCGGCGAACAGGAACGGCGGGAATTCCTCAGGGAAGACGTCCAACGGCCCGATGGAATACCAGGGCTCGGACGCCATTTCATCTTCCGGCGTGCGCGGCTGGGGAATGTGCCGAAAATTGGCTTCGGTGAGGAAGCAGATTTCATCGTAGTCGTAGAACACCACGCGGCCGTGGCGGGTCACGCCGAAGTTCTTGAGCAACATGTCGCCGGGGAAGATATTGGCGGCCGCCAGTTGCTTGATCGCCAGGCCATAATCTTCCAGTGCCTCGCGCACCTGGGCTTCGCTGGCGCTTTCCAGGTACAGGTTCAGCGGGGTCATCCGACGCTCGGTCCAGCAGTGGCGAATCAGCACGGTGTCGCCTTCCACCGACACCGTGGAAGGCGCCACCTCCAGCAGCTCCTCCAGGCAGGCCGGCTCGAACTTGCCCAGGGGAAAACGGAAGTCGGCGAACTCCTGGGTATCGGCCATGCGCCCGACCCGGTCGACGCTTTTCACCAGGCGGTACTTCTCGATGACCGTGGCCCGGTCGACGTTTTTCGACGGCGAGAAACGGTCCTTGATGATCTTGAACACGGTGTTGAAGCCCGGCAGCGTAAACACGCTCATGACCATGCCACGCACACCCGGCGCCATGATGAAGCGGTCGTCGGTGTTCGCCAGGTGATTGATCAAGGCCCGGTAGAACTCCGACTTGCCGTGTTTGTAGAACCCGATGGAGGTGTACAACTCGGCGATGTGTTTGCCCGGCAGGATGCGCTTGAGGAAACCGATGAACTCGGCGGGCACCGGCACGTCCACCATGAAGTACGAGCGGGTGAACGAGAAGATGATCGACACCTGCGCCTCGTCAGTGATCAGCGCGTCGATCTGGATGCCCCGACCCTCACGGTGCAAGAACGGAATCACCAGCGGCCACTGATCATCACGGGTATAGATGCGCCCCACCAGGTAGGCGCCCTTGTTGCGGTAAAGCACCGAGGAAAACAGTTCGACGGTCAGTTCCGGGTCCTTGCAGACCCAGTCCGGCAGGTTCTCGCGCAATTGGCTTTCGAGGCGTTGCAAGTCGCCGGGCAGGTCGGCGTAATCCTCGCTGAAGCGATAATCGGCGAAGATCGCCGCCAGCATCTTGTCCAGTTGCCCTTCGGGTTTATAGATGCGGGTCTGAGCTGCGCGGGCACGACGCAGGCTTGGCCGGGTCGTGTGGATGAACATGGTGCCGTCGCTGATCAGGTCATGGCTGAACAGGCCGCAGAAAATCGAGTTGTACCAGGTCTCCGACAATTCATCGTCAAAACGCAGGTCGATCAAGCTGATATAGGCGCTTTTCACCAACGGCCAGCAACCGACGTCCATCAAGGCTTCGGCCTCGAAGGCCTGGCGCAACCTGGCAACGGTTTCGAAGACTTTCTCTTCATACAGATTGATGCGCGCCGCCGAAGCCGCCTGCGCCTCCAACCATTGGGCCTGCTCGAACCGGGCGCGGGCGCCGTCGGTGATCTGCCGGAAATGCTCACGATAATCGTCGAAACCGTCGAGGATCGAACGGGCGATATCGGTGGCGGGCCATGGCTGCGACATAGGGTAAACCTCGGCGGGTCATGCTTGTTATTGGCGACTGAGCTTAGAGGTCAATCCCTCGGCAACGCAACCATTGCCATCGGTGTTGGGCGGGGCGACACTTGCGGCCCGATCAAGGAAGGACACATTCGTGAACCTCGTCGATATCCTGCGCTTGCTGTCACTGGCCGCCATCTGGGGCGCGAGTTTTTTATTCATGCGCATCATCGCCCCGGTCATTGGGACGATTCCCACGGCATTTTTTCGCGTTTCCATCGCCTTCGTCGGCCTGCTGGTCATCCTCGCCCTGATGCGTGTCGACTGGAATTTTCGCGGCAAGCTCAAAGTGGTGATGCTGCTGGGCCTGATCAACTCGGGGATTCCGGCAACGTTCTATTCGCTGGCTGCCCAGGTGCTGCCAGCCGGTTACTCGGCGATTTTCAATGCCACCACGCCACTGATGGGGGTGTTGATTGGCGGTTTGTTCTTCAGCGAAAAACTCACCCTGGCCAAGGTCAGCGGTGTGTTCCTGGGACTGCTCGGCGTGGGCATCCTGACCCGCGCCGGCCCGGTGGCCTTCGACCTGCAACTGCTGATGGGCGCCCTCGCCTGCCTGCTTGCCACCACTTGCTATGGCTTCGCCGGTTTCCTCACCCGGCGTTGGCTCGATCATCAAGGTGGCTTGGACAGCCGTCTCTCGGCCCTGGGCAGCATGTTCGGTGCAACGGTGTTTTTGCTGCCGCTGTTTGGCTACAGCGTCATCAGCCAGCCGCCGGCCAGTTGGGGCGGTTGGAGCGTCTGGCTGTCCTTGCTGGGACTGGGGCTGGTGTGCACGGCGCTGGCGTACATCCTTTATTTCCGGCTGCTCAGTTCCATCGGCCCGGTCAAGTCGATGACCGTGACTTTCCTGATCCCGCCATTCGGCGTGTTGTGGGGCGCGTTGTTGCTGGATGAGCCGTTGGGCATGGCGCATGTGTATGGCGGGTTGTTGATTGCAGCAGCGCTGTGGTTGGTGTTGAAGCCTGGGGTGTCTAGCCGGTAGTCCGTTGGCATGGCCGAAAAGCTTCGCGAGCAAGCCCGCTCCCGCAGGTTATTCGCAATCCTTGTGGGGGCGGGCTTGCTCACGAAAGCGGTAGTGCAATTACCTGATACCTATCCTATAGGCTAGCGGCTCTTACGAAACACAAACACCAACCCCACGATGATCAGCACCATCCCCAGCAAGCTCAACAACGCCAACCGGTTGCCGAACACCAGGTAGTCCATGATCGCCGTCACCGCTGGCACGAGATAGAACAGGCTGGTCACGTTGACCAGGTTGCCCCGGGCAATCAGCCGGTACAGCAACAGCGTCGCCAATACCGACACCACCAGCCCCATCCACAGCACCGGCCCGAAGAACCCCATGCTGTATTCGAAGTGAAACGGCTGGAACGGCACGAACACCGCGCACAACACGAGCCCGGCAAGGTACTGCACCGGCAGCGTGCCCAGCGGATTGTCGGTGATGCGTTTCTGCATGATGGAGCCTGCCGTCATGCTCACCAGCGCCAGCAACCCGCACAGCATGCCCGCCAGGGACATGCCGGCCAGGCCGATGCCCTGGAACACCACCATGACCAACCCCACCAATCCCAGCGCCAGGCCGAACATCCGCTGCCAGGAACGCTGGCGCTCCATGAGCACCACGGTAAGGATTGGCTGCACGCCCATCAACGTCGCCATTACACCGGGGGTGACGTTCAGTTGCAGCGCCAGCAGATAGAAAATCTGGTAGGCGCCCAACAACACCAACCCCGTCGCTGCCGCGTACAGCATCGCCTTGCCCGTGCTGGGGAGCTTGAACTTCAGCATAGGAATCAACAGCACCAGCGCGCACAAAGCGATGGCAAAACGGATCAGCAGGAAGGCGAAAGGTGACGCGTGGGCCAGGCCCAGTTTGGAAAAGATCGCCCCGCTGCTCCACAGCAGAACGAACAGGCTCGTGGAAGCCGTCGCCAATAAGGCGTTTTTGGAAAAGGAAAACATGAAAACCACCTGTAGTCAGGCATTAAGCCAACTCAGCCGAAGCTGAAATCCAGTCGTTTTTTCAGGCGGGCACAGGGAACGGCAACCGTTGCCGATCAGCCCTGAACGCCAACACCCGGCGGTGATACGCAGGCGTATACCGGTGAGCGACTGACAGGTGGAGGGTATTGACCGATCTGCTCAGGCGACCTATTCCCGCACGGCACGACGCCAGCGTAGAACGCTGGAACCACGACCGCGGTGAATGGAAATGCAGGCATGAGCCGATCTCTTGGAGGATGGGTCCGAAAACCGAGCGCTGACTATAACCAGCGCCCGTTGTGTAACGCAATGTTTAAACAAACAACCAATAACCCAGTGCCGTCAGCACGGCTACGGCCAGCACAGGGCGCATCACCCGATACGCCTTGGGATGCCTGCGCTTGAATTGCTTGACCCGACCGCTGATACCGTCGCTGAACGACTTGCTCCAGGCATAGGCCTGGTTGATGCCGCCGACGCGTTCGTCGTCGAGGTTTTGCGGCGCGGTCGCGCGGCCGAGAAACGCGCTGATGGTGCGGTTGACGCGGGCCATCAGGCGGCTTTTCAAGGGCCGCTCGACGTCACAAAACAAGATGACGCGGGTCTGCGGGGTTTCGTTCTTGACCCAGTGCACATAGGTTTCATCGAACATGACGTCTTCGCCATCGCGCCAGGCATAGATCTGACCGTCAACGAAAATCCGACAATTCTCGGAATTGGGCGTGGACAGCCCCAGGTGATACCGCAACGAACCGGCGAAGGGGTCTCGATGGGGGTTCAGGTGGCTGCCACCCGGCAGCAGGGCAAACATTGCGCCCCGGACGTTGGGGATCCGGCTGACCAGCTCGACCGTCCTGGGGCATAACAACTCGGCAGACGGCAGCGGTTTGTCGTACCACTTGAGGTAGAAACGCTTCCAGCCTTTCTTGAAAAACGAGCCGAAACCGGCGTCATTGTTTTTCTCGGCAGCCCGAATGTAACCCTCGTCGAAC
This genomic interval carries:
- a CDS encoding DMT family transporter, with protein sequence MFSFSKNALLATASTSLFVLLWSSGAIFSKLGLAHASPFAFLLIRFAIALCALVLLIPMLKFKLPSTGKAMLYAAATGLVLLGAYQIFYLLALQLNVTPGVMATLMGVQPILTVVLMERQRSWQRMFGLALGLVGLVMVVFQGIGLAGMSLAGMLCGLLALVSMTAGSIMQKRITDNPLGTLPVQYLAGLVLCAVFVPFQPFHFEYSMGFFGPVLWMGLVVSVLATLLLYRLIARGNLVNVTSLFYLVPAVTAIMDYLVFGNRLALLSLLGMVLIIVGLVFVFRKSR
- a CDS encoding aspartyl/asparaginyl beta-hydroxylase domain-containing protein, whose amino-acid sequence is MTVSFIAKSSVLLLFMGSTLYVHLRGKARLPVLRQFVNHSALFAPYNALMYLFSGVPSKPYLDRSQFPELDVLKDNWQVIRDEAMHLFDEGYIRAAEKNNDAGFGSFFKKGWKRFYLKWYDKPLPSAELLCPRTVELVSRIPNVRGAMFALLPGGSHLNPHRDPFAGSLRYHLGLSTPNSENCRIFVDGQIYAWRDGEDVMFDETYVHWVKNETPQTRVILFCDVERPLKSRLMARVNRTISAFLGRATAPQNLDDERVGGINQAYAWSKSFSDGISGRVKQFKRRHPKAYRVMRPVLAVAVLTALGYWLFV
- a CDS encoding DMT family transporter; the encoded protein is MNLVDILRLLSLAAIWGASFLFMRIIAPVIGTIPTAFFRVSIAFVGLLVILALMRVDWNFRGKLKVVMLLGLINSGIPATFYSLAAQVLPAGYSAIFNATTPLMGVLIGGLFFSEKLTLAKVSGVFLGLLGVGILTRAGPVAFDLQLLMGALACLLATTCYGFAGFLTRRWLDHQGGLDSRLSALGSMFGATVFLLPLFGYSVISQPPASWGGWSVWLSLLGLGLVCTALAYILYFRLLSSIGPVKSMTVTFLIPPFGVLWGALLLDEPLGMAHVYGGLLIAAALWLVLKPGVSSR
- the aceK gene encoding bifunctional isocitrate dehydrogenase kinase/phosphatase, whose amino-acid sequence is MSQPWPATDIARSILDGFDDYREHFRQITDGARARFEQAQWLEAQAASAARINLYEEKVFETVARLRQAFEAEALMDVGCWPLVKSAYISLIDLRFDDELSETWYNSIFCGLFSHDLISDGTMFIHTTRPSLRRARAAQTRIYKPEGQLDKMLAAIFADYRFSEDYADLPGDLQRLESQLRENLPDWVCKDPELTVELFSSVLYRNKGAYLVGRIYTRDDQWPLVIPFLHREGRGIQIDALITDEAQVSIIFSFTRSYFMVDVPVPAEFIGFLKRILPGKHIAELYTSIGFYKHGKSEFYRALINHLANTDDRFIMAPGVRGMVMSVFTLPGFNTVFKIIKDRFSPSKNVDRATVIEKYRLVKSVDRVGRMADTQEFADFRFPLGKFEPACLEELLEVAPSTVSVEGDTVLIRHCWTERRMTPLNLYLESASEAQVREALEDYGLAIKQLAAANIFPGDMLLKNFGVTRHGRVVFYDYDEICFLTEANFRHIPQPRTPEDEMASEPWYSIGPLDVFPEEFPPFLFADAGQRKLFDQLHGELYNADYWKGLQEAIRAGKVIDVFPYRRKDLDSE